The Flavobacterium sp. 123 genome contains a region encoding:
- a CDS encoding glycogen/starch synthase, whose product MKDKRILYVSSEVVPYLAENEVSLMSYDVPKMINDQGGQIRIFMPRYGNINERRHQLHEVIRLSGMNLVVNDLDMPLIIKVASIPKERIQVYFIDNDEYFKRKATFADEEGVMYPDNDERAIFFAKGVVETVKKLNWVPDIIHVHGWMAAMLPIYMKHFYKNEALFSETKIVTSVYSQSFEGTLDVEMINKVKFDDVPYDAISDLENPDYENIIKATVKHSDAVIIASDNLSPSLTKFIESSGKPFLPFTPKDKFAEAYTNFYKTEVL is encoded by the coding sequence ATGAAAGATAAGAGGATATTATATGTATCATCTGAAGTGGTTCCTTATCTCGCTGAAAATGAGGTTTCTTTAATGTCTTACGACGTGCCGAAAATGATAAATGATCAGGGAGGACAGATAAGAATTTTCATGCCCAGATATGGAAATATTAACGAGAGAAGACACCAATTACATGAAGTAATTAGACTTTCAGGGATGAATTTGGTAGTGAATGATTTAGATATGCCATTGATTATCAAGGTAGCTTCTATTCCTAAGGAAAGAATTCAGGTTTATTTTATTGACAATGATGAGTATTTTAAGCGTAAAGCTACATTTGCAGATGAAGAAGGCGTAATGTATCCTGACAATGATGAGCGTGCTATTTTCTTTGCAAAAGGAGTTGTAGAAACCGTTAAAAAATTAAATTGGGTTCCAGATATTATCCATGTTCATGGATGGATGGCTGCGATGTTGCCAATTTATATGAAACATTTCTATAAAAATGAGGCTTTATTTTCAGAAACAAAAATAGTTACATCAGTTTATAGTCAATCTTTTGAAGGAACATTAGATGTCGAAATGATTAATAAAGTTAAATTTGATGATGTTCCCTATGATGCTATTTCAGATTTAGAGAACCCAGATTATGAGAATATAATTAAAGCAACCGTTAAACATTCTGATGCCGTAATTATAGCTTCAGATAATCTGTCGCCAAGTTTAACAAAATTTATAGAATCTTCAGGAAAACCTTTTTTACCTTTCACACCGAAAGATAAATTCGCTGAGGCGTATACTAATTTCTACAAAACCGAAGTTCTATAA
- a CDS encoding DUF4270 domain-containing protein — protein sequence MYNSSFFKKMLLLAGVIFLYSCDKEYNAIGGDLIGDNHFDLLEYTSNVIAYNQKIGPVQSNNLAVNALGTYDNPAFGKTTANFATQVTLATVDPTIGEEAVIDSVYLTVPYFSTLKTTNTDGSHVYELDSIYGESKAKIKLSVYESGYFMRDLDPIGGFQESQRYYTDQNADFDNLKIGNRLNDLASTAKEQNDGFFFDPKEIVETTTDAAGKVTTTRSVPAMRLKLSTAFFTNKIINASSSKLVTNDVFKEYFRGLYFKVEDADGSTGSMAMLNFKSGKITIKYKAKTAITTDAEDVKEQKSLVINLSGNTVNLLQQSNTNVDYANATNPANINTTVGDEKLYLKGGEGSMSVIELFSTPGELETMRSNNWLINEANLVFHIDDTKMAGSYEPNRIYLYDLNNDRPVVDYYNDATTSTDSKKAKSVFDGIINKEAVTNGRGKTYKIRITNQIRNLIKNADSTNVKLGLVVTEDIATNVWDKLKTANAYSSYLPKASVMNPLGTILYGGNATIPEDKRLKLEIYYTKPN from the coding sequence ATGTACAATTCTTCTTTTTTTAAGAAAATGCTATTACTAGCAGGAGTTATTTTTTTATACTCTTGTGATAAAGAATACAATGCAATTGGAGGCGATTTAATAGGTGATAACCATTTTGATCTTTTAGAATATACTTCAAATGTGATTGCTTACAACCAAAAAATTGGCCCCGTTCAATCTAATAATTTAGCGGTTAATGCACTTGGTACATATGACAATCCAGCTTTTGGTAAAACTACTGCAAATTTTGCAACACAAGTTACTTTAGCAACTGTTGATCCAACCATTGGTGAAGAGGCGGTTATTGACAGTGTATATTTAACTGTTCCCTATTTCAGTACTTTAAAAACTACAAATACAGATGGTAGCCATGTTTATGAACTTGACTCTATTTATGGTGAAAGTAAAGCTAAAATAAAATTGAGTGTTTATGAATCTGGATATTTTATGAGAGATTTGGACCCAATTGGAGGGTTTCAAGAAAGCCAAAGGTATTATACAGATCAAAATGCTGATTTTGATAATCTTAAAATTGGAAATCGTTTAAATGATTTAGCAAGTACTGCTAAAGAACAGAATGACGGATTCTTTTTTGATCCAAAAGAAATCGTTGAAACAACAACAGATGCTGCGGGTAAAGTAACAACAACAAGATCTGTTCCTGCAATGCGTTTAAAATTGAGTACTGCTTTTTTTACAAATAAAATTATAAATGCGTCATCTAGTAAATTAGTTACAAATGATGTTTTTAAAGAATATTTTAGAGGGTTGTATTTTAAAGTAGAAGATGCTGATGGAAGCACCGGAAGTATGGCGATGCTTAATTTTAAATCAGGAAAAATAACTATAAAATACAAAGCTAAAACGGCTATAACAACTGATGCTGAAGATGTAAAAGAACAGAAGTCTCTAGTTATTAATTTGTCGGGTAATACGGTAAACTTGTTGCAACAAAGTAATACGAATGTGGATTATGCAAATGCTACAAATCCGGCAAATATTAATACTACAGTTGGTGACGAAAAATTATACTTAAAAGGAGGAGAAGGCTCTATGTCAGTGATAGAACTTTTTAGCACGCCTGGTGAGTTAGAAACAATGCGAAGTAATAACTGGTTAATTAATGAAGCTAATCTTGTTTTTCATATTGATGATACAAAAATGGCGGGTAGTTATGAGCCAAATCGAATTTATTTATACGATTTGAATAATGACCGTCCAGTAGTTGATTATTATAATGATGCAACAACAAGCACGGATTCTAAAAAAGCAAAATCAGTATTCGACGGTATTATTAATAAAGAAGCTGTAACTAACGGTAGAGGTAAAACGTATAAAATTAGAATCACTAATCAGATTCGAAATCTGATTAAAAATGCAGATTCAACAAATGTTAAGTTAGGTCTTGTGGTAACAGAAGATATTGCAACAAACGTTTGGGATAAATTAAAAACAGCAAATGCTTATAGTTCTTATTTGCCAAAAGCATCAGTAATGAATCCATTAGGAACCATACTTTATGGTGGTAATGCGACTATTCCTGAAGATAAAAGGCTAAAACTTGAAATTTATTACACAAAACCTAATTAA
- the glmS gene encoding glutamine--fructose-6-phosphate transaminase (isomerizing) — translation MCGIVGYIGYREAYPIVIKGLKRLEYRGYDSAGVMLYDGENLKLCKTKGKVSDLELKAVKEITMNGTIGIGHTRWATHGVPNDVNSHPHLSNSGDLAIIHNGIIENYAPLKEELIKRGYVFHSDTDSEVLVNLIEEIQIKENLKLGKAVQIALNQVVGAYAIAVFDKKTPNEIVAARLGSPLAIGVGEGEYFIASDASPFIEYTSNAIYLEDGEMANIRLHKPMKIRKIKDDSQVDPYIQELQMNLEQIEKGGYDHFMLKEIYEQPNVIKDTYRGRLHANEGLIQMAGVEDNIEKFLHADRIIIVACGTSWHAGLVAEYIFEEFARIPVEVEYASEFRYRNPIINSKDVVIAISQSGETADTMAAIKLAKEHGAFVFGVCNVVGSSISRESHAGAYTHAGPEIGVASTKAFTTQITVLTMIALRLAKAKGSLSNSDFHMYLQELEIIPEKVKEALETNDRAKEIAATFKDAPNCLYLGRGYNFPVALEGALKLKEISYIHAEGYPAAEMKHGPIALIDDQMPVVVIAPKQGHYDKIVSNIQEIKSRSGRIIAVVTKGDTQVRDLADYVIEIPETSDALSPLITTIPLQLLSYHIAVMRGCNVDQPRNLAKSVTVE, via the coding sequence ATGTGTGGAATAGTTGGATATATCGGTTATAGAGAAGCATATCCCATTGTTATTAAAGGTCTAAAAAGACTTGAATACAGAGGGTATGATAGTGCAGGCGTCATGTTATATGATGGAGAAAATCTTAAGCTTTGTAAAACTAAGGGTAAGGTTTCTGACCTTGAATTAAAAGCGGTTAAGGAAATTACGATGAATGGAACTATAGGAATTGGGCATACCCGTTGGGCTACCCATGGAGTTCCAAATGACGTAAACTCTCATCCGCATCTTTCTAATTCAGGAGATTTAGCTATAATCCACAACGGAATTATTGAAAATTATGCTCCATTAAAAGAAGAGCTTATTAAAAGAGGATATGTTTTCCATTCTGATACGGATTCTGAGGTTTTAGTAAATCTTATAGAAGAAATACAGATTAAAGAAAATTTAAAATTAGGTAAGGCTGTTCAAATAGCCTTAAATCAAGTTGTAGGTGCTTATGCGATTGCGGTTTTTGATAAAAAAACCCCAAACGAAATTGTAGCTGCCCGATTAGGAAGTCCATTAGCAATTGGTGTTGGTGAAGGGGAATATTTTATAGCATCTGATGCTTCGCCATTTATCGAATACACTTCAAATGCTATCTATCTTGAAGATGGAGAAATGGCAAATATTAGGTTGCATAAACCTATGAAAATAAGAAAAATTAAGGATGACTCTCAAGTTGACCCTTACATTCAAGAGCTCCAAATGAACTTGGAACAAATTGAAAAAGGAGGATACGATCATTTCATGTTGAAAGAGATTTATGAGCAACCTAATGTAATTAAAGATACCTATAGAGGAAGACTTCATGCTAATGAAGGTCTAATTCAAATGGCAGGTGTTGAAGATAATATTGAAAAATTTCTTCATGCTGACAGAATAATAATTGTAGCTTGTGGTACTTCATGGCATGCAGGTTTAGTAGCGGAATATATTTTTGAAGAATTTGCTAGAATCCCTGTTGAAGTTGAATATGCTTCGGAGTTCAGATATAGAAATCCAATTATAAACAGTAAAGATGTTGTAATCGCTATTTCACAATCAGGTGAAACTGCTGATACTATGGCTGCCATTAAGCTTGCAAAAGAACATGGTGCTTTTGTATTTGGTGTATGTAATGTGGTTGGGTCTTCTATTTCAAGAGAGTCACATGCTGGAGCTTATACTCATGCTGGACCAGAAATAGGGGTTGCTTCAACAAAAGCTTTTACAACTCAAATTACGGTTTTGACTATGATTGCTTTGCGTTTAGCTAAAGCAAAAGGAAGTTTGTCTAATTCGGACTTTCATATGTATTTACAGGAGCTTGAAATAATTCCTGAAAAAGTAAAAGAAGCTTTAGAGACTAATGATAGAGCTAAAGAAATTGCTGCTACTTTCAAAGATGCACCAAATTGTTTGTATCTAGGAAGAGGATATAATTTTCCAGTAGCATTAGAAGGAGCGCTTAAATTAAAAGAAATATCATATATACATGCTGAAGGATATCCTGCTGCTGAGATGAAACATGGTCCAATAGCATTAATTGATGATCAAATGCCTGTAGTGGTTATAGCGCCAAAACAAGGTCATTATGACAAAATTGTAAGTAATATTCAAGAAATAAAATCCAGAAGTGGAAGAATTATTGCTGTGGTTACTAAAGGAGATACTCAAGTTAGAGATCTAGCTGATTATGTTATTGAAATACCAGAAACATCAGATGCTTTGTCACCATTAATAACAACAATTCCGTTGCAGTTATTATCATACCATATTGCTGTGATGAGAGGTTGTAATGTTGATCAACCAAGAAACTTAGCAAAATCAGTTACAGTTGAATAA
- a CDS encoding TonB-dependent receptor domain-containing protein: protein MRVYLLFLSLFFCSISFAQNSVSGSVTDNNNQPIPGANIKIIGDNFGTITENDGKFVLNSSKKLPYVIEVSALGYGSKKVTVSSYNQKVTVKLADQETKLNEIVVSASRTPERVLESPVTIERMNIADIKKTASPTFYDGLENLKEVQMNTSSLSFKSINTRGFATVANTRFMQLVDGMDNSSPLLNFVLGNMIGISEIDVQSVELLPGASSALYGANAFNGILFMNSKSPFTSQGITAYAKYGQTSQQAAGSNDFVDYGIRMAHAFSPKLAAKANFTYMRGTDWYATNYDDKTHVGRDRNHVNYDGINVYGDEVSTNIKGVGQSLAALGLIPSSAVNLLPDYNVSRTGYKEIDLTDNKASNTKIDFSLHYRPFGDEKLEVIWQSKFGFGNAVYQGANRYYLNNFFMQQHKLEFKGKNFFVRGYTTTEDGGESYDMLFTGINVNRKWKDDKTWFGQYAGAYIQSTLAGMTPENAHIIARNTADTGRLIPGTPGFKAAFDQVIADPSVLSGSKLVDNSRIYHSDANYNFKDLIKFAEIQVGGSYRLYELNSHGRIYTDANGPINYNEYGAYTQLTKRFLEDRLKFTGSVRYDKSKNFDGNFSPRVSLVYSGGETKKHNFRASFQTGFRNPSTQDQYIGFNVGSAILLGSAPDNLARYTETLPVSTAIGQAFAGGTSVVMTGLNAYNNSYTASSVGAFSALAASDPIAGSALLRKTTVDYVKPEQVKAFELGYRSFINDVSVDVNGYYNVYNDFIGNLNVIAPLYGTAQNSPNPLGGPSDAGAQSLHALQNGNYRVYQLYTNTDVEIKSFGFGVGLSKKIFGDFEFGVNYNYAEFKFDQAKDPSFEAGFNTPKHRAKASFGNEKLFKNFGFNVSGRWNSEYLWQSSMVDGMIDSATVIDAQINYNMPKLKSTLKIGASNIGGKEYSQVLGAGLIGQQYFASWTINP, encoded by the coding sequence ATGAGAGTATATTTACTTTTTTTGTCATTATTTTTTTGCAGCATCTCTTTTGCTCAGAATTCAGTTTCAGGTTCAGTTACGGACAACAACAACCAACCTATTCCGGGAGCCAATATCAAAATTATAGGAGATAACTTCGGCACGATTACGGAAAATGATGGAAAATTTGTTTTAAATTCATCAAAAAAACTCCCTTATGTGATTGAAGTTTCGGCTTTAGGGTATGGATCAAAGAAAGTTACTGTTTCGTCTTACAATCAGAAAGTTACTGTTAAGTTAGCTGATCAGGAGACAAAATTAAATGAAATTGTTGTGTCCGCTTCAAGAACACCAGAGCGTGTTTTAGAATCGCCAGTTACAATTGAAAGAATGAATATTGCTGATATTAAAAAGACAGCGTCCCCAACTTTTTATGATGGTTTAGAAAACTTGAAAGAAGTTCAAATGAACACAAGTAGTTTGTCTTTCAAATCGATAAATACTCGTGGTTTTGCGACTGTAGCAAACACACGTTTTATGCAATTAGTTGATGGAATGGACAATTCTTCTCCATTGTTGAATTTTGTGTTAGGAAATATGATTGGTATTTCTGAAATCGATGTTCAAAGCGTTGAGTTGCTTCCTGGAGCATCTTCTGCTTTATATGGTGCAAATGCTTTTAATGGTATTCTATTTATGAATAGTAAAAGCCCATTCACAAGTCAAGGAATTACTGCTTACGCAAAATATGGACAAACAAGTCAACAAGCTGCAGGTTCTAATGATTTTGTAGATTATGGAATAAGAATGGCACATGCTTTTAGTCCAAAATTAGCAGCGAAAGCTAATTTTACATATATGCGAGGTACTGATTGGTACGCAACTAATTATGATGATAAGACGCATGTAGGTAGAGATAGAAACCATGTAAATTATGATGGGATAAATGTTTATGGTGATGAGGTGTCAACTAATATTAAAGGTGTGGGTCAGTCATTAGCAGCATTAGGGTTAATACCTTCTTCTGCTGTGAATTTATTGCCTGATTATAATGTAAGTAGAACGGGTTATAAAGAAATTGATTTAACAGATAATAAAGCGAGTAATACTAAAATTGATTTTTCCCTTCATTACAGGCCTTTTGGAGATGAAAAATTAGAAGTGATTTGGCAAAGTAAATTTGGTTTTGGTAACGCAGTATATCAAGGAGCAAATAGATATTACCTGAACAACTTTTTTATGCAACAACATAAATTGGAATTTAAAGGGAAAAACTTTTTTGTTAGAGGATATACAACTACTGAAGACGGGGGAGAATCTTACGATATGCTTTTTACAGGAATAAATGTAAATAGAAAATGGAAAGATGATAAAACTTGGTTTGGTCAATATGCTGGTGCTTATATTCAATCAACATTAGCAGGTATGACCCCTGAAAATGCACATATTATAGCAAGAAACACGGCTGATACAGGTAGATTAATTCCAGGAACTCCAGGATTTAAAGCTGCTTTTGATCAAGTAATTGCTGATCCAAGTGTACTTTCTGGATCTAAGTTGGTTGATAATTCTAGAATATATCATTCAGACGCAAATTATAATTTTAAAGACCTTATAAAATTTGCAGAGATTCAAGTTGGAGGATCATACAGATTATATGAATTGAATTCACACGGTAGAATCTATACCGATGCTAATGGACCTATAAATTATAATGAATACGGTGCGTATACACAGTTAACTAAGAGATTTTTAGAGGATAGATTGAAATTTACTGGATCTGTTCGTTATGATAAATCAAAGAATTTTGATGGTAATTTTTCTCCAAGAGTATCTTTGGTGTATTCAGGTGGTGAAACTAAAAAACACAATTTCAGAGCATCTTTTCAAACAGGATTTAGAAACCCATCAACACAAGATCAATATATAGGATTTAATGTAGGAAGCGCCATATTGCTTGGTTCTGCTCCAGATAACTTAGCAAGATATACAGAAACATTGCCTGTTTCTACAGCGATTGGACAAGCTTTTGCAGGTGGAACTTCGGTTGTTATGACAGGATTAAATGCGTATAATAATTCGTATACTGCATCATCAGTGGGTGCGTTTAGTGCGCTTGCTGCTAGTGACCCAATTGCGGGTTCGGCTTTGTTAAGAAAAACTACAGTGGATTATGTTAAACCAGAACAAGTAAAAGCGTTTGAGCTTGGATACCGTTCTTTTATAAATGACGTTTCTGTTGATGTTAATGGATATTATAATGTATATAATGATTTCATTGGAAATTTAAATGTTATAGCTCCTTTATATGGAACTGCGCAAAATTCTCCTAATCCTCTTGGAGGACCTTCAGATGCAGGTGCTCAATCTTTACACGCTCTTCAAAATGGAAATTATAGAGTGTACCAATTGTATACCAATACAGATGTTGAAATTAAATCATTTGGTTTTGGAGTTGGTCTTTCTAAAAAAATATTTGGAGATTTTGAATTCGGAGTTAATTACAACTATGCAGAATTTAAATTTGATCAAGCTAAAGATCCAAGTTTTGAAGCAGGATTTAATACTCCAAAACATAGAGCTAAAGCATCATTTGGAAATGAAAAATTATTTAAAAATTTCGGATTTAATGTTAGCGGAAGATGGAATAGCGAATATTTATGGCAATCTTCAATGGTTGACGGTATGATTGATTCTGCAACAGTAATTGATGCTCAAATCAATTATAATATGCCAAAACTTAAATCAACTTTGAAAATAGGCGCTTCAAACATTGGAGGTAAAGAATATTCTCAAGTATTAGGTGCAGGTTTAATTGGACAACAATATTTTGCTTCATGGACTATTAATCCGTAA
- a CDS encoding G-D-S-L family lipolytic protein gives MIKNFKWLLLVSLSFVACNSSDDSSVIEEPASSGSANLAKYVALGDSFAAGYSDGALFKKGQEGSYVNILAQQFVEAGGGTFKTPYTSDNLGGLLLGGNVIAGTRLYFNGTAPVPVSGIPTTEASTILTGPFNNLGVPGAKSYHLVAPGYGNVAGVAIGAANPYFARFASAPNTTVLADALTQQPTFFSLWIGGNDVLGYATSGGIGVNQTGNFNPATYGANDITDPDVFASVYSGLVTNLTSNGAKGVVANLPYVSTLPYFTTVPYNPLSVKVLGSGNELVGQGTIAALNTQLYGPLHNALAYLGQGSRIALLSPTAANPMLIKDESLTNLSSSLTQVLIGGGLDAPTAGLLGAVFGQVRQTTATDLVLLPTQSVIGTAPTDVTSGLGFAPPYPLNKFGITFPLQDKHVLIPTEIAEVKTATDAYNVTIKALADAKGLAFVDTKAIMTQLSTTGVVSNSFTLTTTYVTGGAFSLDGVHPSPRGYGLIANAFITAINTKYTATLKKVDLGLYPILYPASLQ, from the coding sequence ATGATAAAAAATTTCAAATGGCTACTACTAGTTTCTTTAAGTTTTGTAGCGTGTAATAGTAGCGATGATAGTTCTGTAATTGAGGAGCCTGCATCATCAGGTTCAGCTAATTTAGCAAAATATGTTGCTTTAGGAGATTCGTTTGCAGCTGGATATAGTGACGGAGCTCTTTTCAAAAAAGGACAAGAAGGTTCTTATGTAAATATTCTTGCGCAACAGTTTGTTGAAGCAGGAGGAGGGACTTTCAAAACGCCATATACTTCAGATAATCTAGGAGGTCTTTTGTTAGGAGGTAATGTAATTGCTGGAACTCGTTTATATTTTAATGGGACAGCTCCTGTTCCAGTTAGCGGAATTCCAACTACTGAGGCGTCAACAATTTTAACAGGGCCGTTTAATAATTTAGGAGTTCCTGGTGCTAAAAGTTATCATTTAGTTGCTCCTGGATACGGGAATGTCGCTGGTGTTGCGATTGGAGCCGCAAATCCATATTTTGCTCGATTTGCTTCAGCGCCAAACACAACTGTTTTGGCAGACGCTTTAACACAACAACCTACTTTCTTTTCTTTGTGGATAGGCGGGAATGATGTTTTAGGATATGCAACTTCAGGAGGAATAGGGGTTAACCAAACTGGAAATTTCAATCCAGCTACTTATGGGGCTAATGATATTACTGATCCTGATGTTTTTGCAAGTGTTTACTCTGGTCTAGTGACAAATTTAACATCAAATGGTGCTAAAGGAGTAGTTGCGAATTTACCATATGTAAGTACTTTGCCATATTTCACTACTGTTCCTTACAATCCGCTATCGGTAAAAGTACTTGGTAGTGGAAATGAATTAGTGGGTCAAGGAACCATAGCTGCTTTAAATACACAACTATACGGTCCTTTACATAATGCTTTAGCTTATTTAGGTCAAGGAAGTAGAATCGCTCTTTTATCGCCTACTGCAGCAAATCCAATGTTAATTAAAGACGAATCCTTAACTAATCTTTCTTCTTCTTTGACTCAAGTGTTGATTGGAGGCGGACTTGATGCGCCTACAGCAGGGTTATTAGGAGCTGTTTTTGGGCAAGTTAGACAAACAACAGCTACTGATTTAGTTTTATTGCCTACTCAATCTGTTATAGGAACTGCTCCTACAGATGTAACTTCAGGTTTAGGATTTGCACCACCTTATCCTTTAAATAAATTTGGAATTACTTTCCCATTACAAGATAAGCACGTTTTAATTCCTACTGAAATTGCCGAAGTTAAAACAGCTACAGACGCTTATAATGTGACTATCAAAGCTCTTGCTGATGCTAAAGGTTTGGCTTTTGTAGATACTAAAGCAATAATGACTCAATTGTCTACTACAGGAGTAGTAAGTAACAGCTTTACCTTAACAACTACTTATGTAACTGGAGGGGCTTTTTCTCTTGATGGTGTGCATCCAAGCCCAAGAGGATATGGATTAATTGCAAATGCATTTATTACAGCTATTAATACAAAATACACAGCAACTTTAAAAAAGGTAGACCTAGGTCTTTATCCAATTTTATATCCTGCTTCGTTACAATAG
- the atpD gene encoding F0F1 ATP synthase subunit beta translates to MSKVIGKVAQIIGPVVDVVFNGKDVELPKIYDSLEITRKDGTLLVLEVQSHIGENTVRTISMDSTDGLSRGYEVVGTGAPIQMPIGADVYGRLFNVIGDAIDGLGNLPKAGENGMSIHRPAPKFEDLSTSSEVLFTGIKVIDLIEPYAKGGKIGLFGGAGVGKTVLIQELINNIAKGHGGLSVFAGVGERTREGNDLLREMLESGIIKYGEEFMHSMENGGWDLSKVDMPGMRESKATFVFGQMNEPPGARARVALSGLSIAEYFRDGAGSDQGKDVLFFVDNIFRFTQAGSEVSALLGRMPSAVGYQPTLATEMGAMQERITSTNKGSITSVQAVYVPADDLTDPAPATTFAHLDATTVLSRKIAELGIYPAVDPLDSTSRILTPHILGDEHYDCAQRVKEILQKYKQLQDIIAILGMEELSEDDKLAVSRARRVQRFLSQPFHVAEQFTGLKGVLVDIKDTIKGFNMIIDGELDHLPEAAFNLKGTIEDAIEAGEKMLAEA, encoded by the coding sequence ATGTCTAAAGTAATAGGAAAAGTTGCCCAAATCATTGGCCCAGTAGTTGACGTTGTTTTCAACGGTAAAGATGTTGAACTTCCAAAAATTTATGATTCATTAGAAATCACAAGAAAAGACGGAACTTTATTAGTTCTAGAAGTACAATCTCACATTGGTGAAAATACCGTTCGTACCATTTCGATGGACTCAACAGATGGTTTGAGTAGAGGTTATGAAGTAGTTGGAACAGGTGCTCCAATCCAAATGCCAATCGGTGCAGATGTTTACGGTCGTTTATTCAACGTAATTGGAGATGCAATTGATGGTTTAGGAAACTTGCCAAAAGCAGGAGAAAATGGAATGTCTATTCACAGACCAGCTCCAAAATTTGAAGATTTATCAACTTCTTCTGAAGTTTTATTTACAGGTATTAAAGTAATCGATTTGATTGAGCCTTACGCAAAAGGAGGAAAAATTGGATTGTTTGGTGGTGCAGGTGTTGGTAAAACAGTATTGATTCAAGAGTTGATTAACAATATTGCAAAAGGTCACGGTGGACTTTCAGTATTCGCAGGAGTAGGAGAAAGAACACGTGAAGGAAATGACTTGCTTCGTGAGATGTTAGAGTCTGGAATTATAAAATATGGTGAGGAATTCATGCACTCTATGGAAAATGGAGGATGGGATTTGTCTAAAGTAGATATGCCAGGAATGAGAGAGTCTAAAGCTACTTTCGTTTTCGGTCAAATGAATGAGCCTCCAGGAGCTCGTGCTCGTGTGGCACTTTCTGGATTATCTATTGCGGAATATTTCCGTGATGGTGCTGGTTCTGATCAAGGAAAAGATGTATTGTTCTTCGTTGATAATATCTTCCGTTTTACACAAGCAGGTTCTGAGGTATCGGCACTTTTAGGTCGTATGCCATCTGCGGTAGGTTACCAACCAACATTGGCAACTGAGATGGGAGCGATGCAAGAGCGTATTACTTCTACAAACAAAGGATCTATCACATCTGTACAAGCGGTTTATGTTCCTGCGGATGACTTAACTGACCCGGCTCCAGCTACAACATTTGCTCACTTAGATGCTACAACAGTATTGTCTCGTAAAATTGCTGAGCTTGGAATTTATCCAGCGGTTGATCCATTAGATTCAACTTCTAGAATTTTGACTCCTCATATTTTAGGTGATGAGCACTACGATTGTGCACAAAGAGTGAAAGAAATTCTACAAAAATACAAACAATTACAAGATATCATCGCGATTCTTGGTATGGAGGAATTATCAGAAGATGATAAATTAGCTGTATCTAGAGCACGTCGTGTTCAACGTTTCTTATCACAACCTTTCCACGTTGCTGAGCAATTTACAGGATTAAAAGGGGTTTTAGTTGATATTAAAGATACTATCAAAGGATTTAATATGATCATTGATGGTGAATTAGATCACTTACCAGAAGCTGCATTCAACCTTAAAGGAACAATTGAAGATGCTATCGAAGCTGGAGAAAAAATGTTGGCGGAAGCTTAA
- a CDS encoding F0F1 ATP synthase subunit epsilon, whose product MLLEIVSPEAKLFSGEITSISLPGVDGEFQILNNHAPIVSLLKKGTVKIAAPSFDISKETVNKFTRVNDQLYTLSVDSGTIEMKDNKVILLAD is encoded by the coding sequence ATGTTATTAGAAATAGTATCACCAGAAGCAAAATTATTTTCAGGAGAAATAACTTCAATATCACTTCCAGGTGTTGATGGTGAATTTCAGATTTTAAATAATCACGCGCCAATTGTTTCATTATTAAAAAAAGGAACTGTAAAAATTGCAGCACCTAGTTTTGATATTTCAAAAGAAACAGTTAACAAGTTTACAAGAGTTAACGATCAGCTATATACTTTATCAGTTGATTCAGGAACAATTGAAATGAAAGACAATAAAGTAATTCTTTTAGCTGACTAA